Proteins found in one Fusarium oxysporum Fo47 chromosome V, complete sequence genomic segment:
- a CDS encoding Tubulin/FtsZ, GTPase domain-containing protein — translation MPREIITIQAGQCGNSIGSQFWQQLCQEHGISQDGNLEDFATEGGDRKDVFYYQSDDTRYIPRAILIDLEPRVINGIQTGPYRNIYNPENFYVGKDGVGAANNWGDGYQSGEAVYEDIMEMIDREADGSDSLEGFMMLHSIAGGTGSGLGSFLLERLNDRFPKKIIQTYSVFPDTTNAGDVVVHPYNSILSMRRLTQNADSVVVLDNGALSHIAADRLHVQEPSFQQTNQLVATVMSASTTTLRYPGYMHNDLVSILASLIPTPRCHFLMTAYTPFTGDQVEQAKTVRKTTVLDVMRRLLQPKNRMVSTVPGKKSCYISILNVIQGEVDPTDVHKSLLRIRERRLATFIPWGPASIQVALTKRSPYIPMSHRVSGLMLANHTSIATLFKRILRQYDGMRKRNAFMEGYKKTAPFSENLNEFDEARQVVADLIGEYEAAEDADYLNPDAGEKPTSAETDRRVA, via the exons ATGCCCAG GGAAATCATTACGATCCAGGCCGGGCAGTGCGGCAACAGCA TTGGAAGCCAGTTTTGGCAACAGCTCTGCCAGGAACACGGCATCAGCCAAGATGGAAACCTAGAAGACTTTGCGACTGAAGGCGGTGACCGAAAAGATGTCTTTTACTACCAGAGCGACGATACGAGATACATTCCCCGAGCCATCCTGATTGATCTGGAACCGAGG GTCATCAACGGTATCCAGACTGGACCTTACAGAAATATTTATAACCCCGAGAACTTTTACGTGGGCAAAGACGGCGTTGGTGCCGCCAACAACTGGGGTGATGGTTACCAGAGTGGTGAGGCAGTGTACGAGGATATCATGGAGATGATTGATCGAGAGGCAGATGGCAGTGACTCTCTTGAG GGCTTCATGATGTTGCACTCAATTGCTGGCGGTACTGGATCAGGTCTTGGTTCATTCCTCCTCGAGAGGCTTAACGATCGGTTTCCCAAGAAGATCATCCAGACGTACTCAGTCTTCCCGGACACAACGAACGCTGGCGATGTTGTTGTTCATCCTTATAACAGTATCCTATCTATGCGAAGATTGACGCAAAATGCCGACTCTGTTGTCGTTTTGGATAATGGTGCTTTATCACACATTGCTGCCGATAGGTTGCATGTTCAGGAGCCATCCTTTCAACAAACAAACCAGCTG GTTGCTACTGTCATGTCTGCCAGTACAACAACACTTCGATACCCCGGTTACATGCACAATGATCTTGTCAGCATCCTAGCCTCCCTCATCCCAACTCCTCGAtgccatttcctcatgaCTGCCTACACACCATTCACCGGTGACCAAGTCGAGCAAGCCAAGACAGTTCGCAAAACGACAGTGTTGGATGTGATGCGACGTCTACTGCAGCCCAAGAACCGCATGGTGTCTACTGTTCCCGGCAAGAAAAGTTGCTACATCTCCATTCTCAATGTCATTCAGGGTGAAGTTGATCCGACGGATGTTCACAAGAGTCTGCTTCGTATCCGAGAACGACGGCTGGCTACGTTCATTCCATGGGGACCTGCAAGCATTCAAGTTGCCCTGACGAAGAGAAGTCCATACATCCCCATGAGCCACCGTGTAAGCGGTCTTATGCTCGCCAACCACACAAGTATTGCGACG CTCTTCAAGAGAATTTTGAGGCAGTACGATGGCATGCGTAAGCGTAATGCCTTTATGGAAGGATACAAGAAGACAGCACCGTTCTCCGAGAACCTCAACGAGTTTGACGAGGCACGCCAAGTTGTTGCAGACTTGATTGGCGAATacgaagctgctgaagacgCAGATTACCTCAACCCAGACGCAGGGGAGAAGCCCACATCTGCAGAGACGGATCGACGAGTAGCTTGA